From the Bradyrhizobium ontarionense genome, the window ACTTCACGTCCTCGGCGCTGAAAGGCTTGCCGTCGTGCCAGCGGACATCGTCACGCAAACGAATGCGCCATTTGAGGCCGTCCTCCGAAATGCCGCCGTTCTTTTGGTTCGGCACTTCGACGGCAAGGTTGGGCTGAACGACGCCTTGAGGGTCGATGCGGAAGAGCGCGTCGAAAACCGAGAAATGCACGCCATCGTCGACTTCAATGTGCACCATCAGCGGATTGAATACGGTCGGCTCTTGTCCAAGTCCGACGATCACGCGGCCGGTCGGTTTTGCCGAAGAGGTGCGAGCGAGGACAGGCTTGCCCAAGAGATGAGGCGCGATGAGGCCGGCAGCTCCGCCGAACGCCGCCATTCGCAGAGCATCGCGCCGCGAGTAGTTCGATGTAGTCGCAGAACGCTTGGTCATGACGTCTGTCCTCCCTTGTGGTGTCCGGCGTGGCCTTCATGTTGGGGCACGTTCCCAGGTTGCTCCCCCGGGATCGCGGCCACCAGTTCTCGCGTGTAGGTCGATTTCGGATCGAGGAAGATCTGGGACGGCGGCCCGCTTTCCACGATTTGACCTCGATGCATGACGGCGATTTCATCGCAGATCTGGCTTGCGACGCGTAGATCATGCGTGATGAAGATCATCGAGACACCCGTCTCCCGCTGAATCTGGTCCAGCAGCTTCAAGATCTGGGCCTGGATCGATACGTCAAGCGCAGAGACCGCTTCGTCGGCAATCAGCAATTTTGGTTTGAACATCAGCGCCCGGGCGATGCCTATGCGCTGGCGCTGCCCGCCGGAGAACTCATGCGGATAGCGGTCAAAGGCTCCCGAATCCAGGCCGACATGAGACAGCAGCTCCCGCGCTCGCTCACAAGCTTCGCTGTAGGGCAGCCCACGCGCGATCGGGCCGGCTGTGAGAATTCGCCCGACCGTCGATCGCGGATTGAGCGACGCAAACGGATCCTGGAAGATCATCTGGATTTTGGGCCGCAGCGACCGAAACTCCGCTTCGGAAAGCCCGGCAATGTCGCGGCCTTCGAACAGAATCGAGCCGCTATCGCACTCCATGAGCTTGATCAGCAGCCGGCCGAGCGACGATTTGCCCGAACCGCTTTCCCCGACAACGCCCAGCGTGCGTCCCGACGTGAGATCGAACGTGACCCCATTGACCGCGGGCACGATGCGCTGCGTACCGAAAAGCGCGCTGCCGCTGCGATAGGTCTTTGTCAGGGATTCGACATTCAGGATGGACACCCCATCCGCGGCTTCCAAGGGAATGCGGTCCTTGCCAGTCAGGTGCGGCACGGCCGCGATCAGGCGGCGCGTATAGAGGTGGCTGGGCGACTCGAGTACCTGCTCGGCACTGCCCTGCTCCACGCAACGGCCCTTCTCCATCACCACAACGGAATCGGCAATCTCCGCCACAACTCCGAAGTCATGGGTGATGAACATCACGCTCATTCCCTTGCGACGCTGAATGTCGCGGATTAGCTGCAGGATCTGTGCCTGGGTCGTCACGTCGAGTGCGGTGGTCGGTTCGTCCGCAATGAGGATCGCAGGTTCGAGAGCCAAAGCCATGGCAATCATCACCCGCTGTCGCTGTCCGCCCGAGAGCCGGAATGGATACTGGTGATACATGAGCTGCGGATCCGGCAGTCCCACTTCAACCAACAACTCCATCGCGCGGCTGCGACGAGATTTCGGCGTGCCAACGTCATGCGCCGCCATCACCTCCTCGATCTGCGCGCCGACGGTCATCAGCGGGTTAAGCGCCGAGAGAGGGTCTTGAAAGATCATCGACACGACCCGGCCGCGCAGGCTGCGGAGCCTATCGGATGAGAGGCCTACGATGTTCATGCCATCCAGGTGGATCGCACCCGAAAAGATCCGGATCGCTTTGGGCAGAAGCCCCATGATCGCATTGGCGGTGACAGACTTGCCCGATCCAGATTCCCCTATGATACAGAGGATCTGACCGCGCGTCAGATCGAAGGAGATGTTCTCGACGGCATAGGCCCGCTCCATTCCTACCGGCAGACTTACGCTCAGGTCGCGCACCGAGAGCACCACATCGGCGGGGACTGCAGCCTGCATGCCAGAGGCCATCAGAACATCCTCCCCTGTCGACCGAGTCCGGCCATCCTGCTGCGGGCCGCGACTTCGGCCCGTTGTGTCCCCACGCTCCTTGGACAGGTCAACAATTCGTCGCTCAACCTGCCATTCCTTCAATGGAGGCTGCGACATGATTCAGGTCCCCGCGCGCAATATGCAAGAGCTGTTGCTCAGAGCGCAGCGCCGACCAAATCGGCCACCTCGATCGAAGCGAAGTTCATACGGCGTCGACGTCATGGCTTGATCGCTTCCGCTAAGGTCTGTTCCTGGACAAGGCTCATGCGGGTTGCCTCTACGGACTTCGACCCATCGATCGAGTGGTTCTGCCGATCTTGATGACTTCGATCACCCTGGAGTCGCCGAAAGGCGGCATCCGGGCAGCAGGAACTTCTGAAAACGAAGTCCGATTTGGCATTTCAGTCGGCGCTGCCGAGGCTGCCGACGCTCGCGCTGGATCAGTGCGTGGCCTGTCCTCGAGGGAAGGCTAACCCGATTGCGGAGCGTGCGCGTCGGTCTCCACACCTGCATGATGCGGTGCAAGCGACGTATTCTCGCAATAATAGCCTGTGCCACAGGCAGCAAACCGCAGGATATTCCGTCCAATCACGAAAGTCCGCGGGGGCCTGCCGCAATTCCCCAGTTACGATACAGCAACCATCGGAGATCCCCGCCCAATGAGCGCGCCGCTCATGCAGATCGAATCCAGCCCATCCCTGCCTCAAGAGGCAGACGTCGTCGTTATCGGCGGCGGCGTGGTGGGCGTGTTCACAAGCTACTATCTCGCCCGACGCGGCCTTAAGGTTGCGTTGCTTGAAAAAGGCCGCGTCGCCGCCGAGCAGTCCAGCCGCAACTGGGGATGGTGCCGCCAACAGAACCGCGATGCGCGCGAGTTGCCGATTGCAACCAAGAGCCTCGATCTCTGGGAGAGAGTTGCCAGGGAGACCGGTGAAGACACGGGCTTCCGCCGCTGCGGCCTTCTTTATTTGTCGAACGACGAGACTGAGCTGGCGGGCTGGGCAAAGTGGCGCGATTTCGCCAGGACCGTCGGCGTTCAGACGCACATGCTGAGCGCGGAAGAAGCGAGCGAGCGAGGCAAGGCGACGGGCCGCAAGTGGAAAGGCGGCGTTTTCTCTCCAACCGACGGAACAGCAGATCCCTCAAAGGCCGTGCCCGTTGCCGCGCGTGCGATCATGGCGGCTGGCGGCACGGTGCACCAGCATTGCGCGGCGCGCGGCATAGAACTCAGTGCCGGTCGGGTCCATGGAGTGGTGACCGAAGCGGGTACGATCCGGACGAAGACGGCGGTTATGGCAGGAGGCGCGTGGGCTTCGTCGTTCTGCAACCAGCTTGGAATTCGCTTCCCACAGGCATCCGTCCGCCAGTCCATTCTCGCCCTGGCTCCGGGCGCGGCCGGCCTGCCCGATGCGCTGTACACTGCGCTCGCGTCGCTCACGCGGCGTGGCAACGGCGGGTACACGCTGGCAATCAGTGGGCGCGCGCGAGTCGATCCCACGCCGCAGCAGTTCAGGTTCGGTCGCGAATTCCTGCCCATGTTCGCCCGGCGGTGGCGCAGTCTTACCCCCGGGGCCTTCGAGGGCGTGCGGCAAGGTCATGAATCCCTGGCAAAATGGGCGCTCGACGAGGTGACCCCGATGGAGCTGAACCGGACACTTAATCCCCCTCCCGACATGAGGCAGATTCGGCTGACCCATCGACGGGCTTGCAAGTTGCTGCCCGAACTCCGGCCTCTCGCCATCTCAAACGTTTGGGCCGGCTACATCGACAGCACGCCGGACGGCATTCCGGCAATCGGTGAAGTTGAGTCCATTCCAGGCTTCATCCTCGCAGCGGGGTTCAGCGGCCACGGCTTCGGGATTGGCCCCGGCGCGGGGCATATGATCGCGGACATAATTACCGGTCATGCGCCGATCGTCGACCCGCGCCCCTACAGGCCGGAGCGGCTGAAAATGAGTGCCTGGGGCAAGGTCGGCGAGTTCTAAAAAGCAGCTGCCGCGCCGGTGGGAAAGGATGCTGGTTGATGCTATGACACGCGTATGACGCCAAAGCCTCAAAGCCGCGCCCCCCTTGTCGCCCCCATCCCATGGCCTTGCTATGAAGCTCGATAAGATCGACATCAGGATTTTATGCGAACTGCAGAAGAACGGGCGGGTTTCCAACGTCGAGCTCGCGGAGCTGATAAATCTTTCTCCGAGCCCATGTCTGATGCGCGTCAAGAGGCTCCAGACGGAGGGCTTCATCACCGGCTACTCCGCCCAGATCGACGTTTCCAAGCTCGGACAGACTCTGACCGTGTTCGCCGAAATCACCCTGAAGAATCATCGGCAGATCGATTTTGCTCGCTTTCTCACGACTATCGAAAAGATCGATGCCGTCGTCGAGTGCCATCTTGTTTCAGGTGGGTACGACTATCTCGTAAAGTTCATCACGGCGGGGATCAGCGAATACCAGGCGGTCATGGAGCGCCTCGTCGAGATGGATATCGGCATCGACAAATACTTCAGTTTTGTCGTGCTGAAGTCCCCAATCGTGAAATCCCACCTGCCTCTCGAAAGCATATTCAGCAGCTGAAGAACAATCCTCCGCCTCGGTAGAAGGGGAACGGGCGGATTGCCGGGTGACGGCTGGGCCTTTGCTTGCCGCCGACCGGCAGGCGCAGTCATCATCCTTTCATCGCAGCGCGGACATCGCTGTCTTCGAGCGTTTGGTCGAGCGTGGTCCTTGTTCGTTCGATGATGCCGTCGATGTCCGCATCCGTGCAGCAGAGCGGCGGCGCATAACCCAGCACGCCCTGGGCAAAGGCGCGGATCACGAGACCGTTGCCCCATGCGCGGTCAAAAATACGGCGCGCCGGGTCGGCTTCCGCCGGCAGGGGCGTCTTGCGCGCCTTGTCGGTCACAAGCTCGATTGCGGCCAGCATGCCGCGACCACGGACGTCGCCGACCAGCGGATGATCGGAAAGCGCGCGAAGACCTTCCATCAGGCGCTGCCCGGCCTTCCGGCCGTTTTCCAGCAAGCCGTTTTCGTAAAGGTCAAGGCATGCGAGCCCGACGGCCGCGCTGACAGGATGCGCGGAATAGGTGTAGCCGTGACCGACGGCCGTCTTGCCGGCGCCATCGGCAATCGTGTCGTAGACACGGTCGGACATGAGAACGGCCCCCATCGGCACATAGCCCGACGTCAGACCTTTTGCCGTGGTCATAAGATCCGGCACGACGTCATCCTCTTCGCAGGCGAAGAGCGGACCGGCACGGCCAAAGCCGGTGATGACCTCATCGGCAACGAACAGAATATCGTGCTCCTTGCAAACAGCATGCATGGCCTTCAGCCAGGACGGCGGCGGAACGAGGACGCCTCCTGACCCCTGTATCGGCTCGACATAGAAGGCCGCAACGCGATCTGCGCCCAGTTCGGCGATTTTGGTCCGCAGGGCAGCGACCGACGCCGCAATGATAGCCTGGGGATGGGAACCGACAGGATTGCGATAGACATAGTGCGACGGAATTTTGTGCTGCCAGCTATAAGGTACCCCAAAGCCCGCATGAAAGGCTGGTAGCGCAGTCAAGCCAGCCCCCGCCGTCGACGATCCGTGGTAGCCGCACTCGACGGAAATGAACTGGTCCTTCTGTGGCATGCACTTGGCATTATAGTAGTACCGAATGAATCGGATCGTGCTGTCGACGGCATCTGAGCCACCCAACGTGAAGTAGACATGGTTCAGATCACCGGGCGCCAATTCAGCCAGCCTGGCCGCCAGCCGGATAGCTGGGTCGGAGCCCACCCCGAAATAGCCCGTCGCATAGGGCAGTTCGCGCAGCTGCCTCGTAGCCGCCTCAACGATGCTGTCCTGTCCGTAGCCGGCATTGACACACCACAGACCAGCGAAGCCGTCGAGCAATTGATGTCCCGAGTCATCGATCAGCGTCGCCCCCTTCGCCGATCTCAGCACGCGCACGCCTGACGTTTCATGGCTGCGATACGAGCTGACCGGGTGAATAAGATGCGCGCGGTCGAGTTCAATCAGCGAGTTGCTCAACATCTTGTCCTCCAGCTCATCCGAATGCTCGTGCGGTCACTCCGATGCTTCGAACCCAAAGTAGGATGTCAAAGACAGCAGTTCCTACCAAGGAGCGTATGGACGGAACGAGTTTTGACTTTCATTGCCGACCGGGGCGGCATCATATGCCGGCGTTGAGCGGCGCCCGGCACTGACGCTCAAACTGGAAACGCTCCGTTCGCGCAACTCTCTGCCAAAGCTCCGATCCGATACGACATAATCTGCTCCCGGCCGCCGCGACAGCGGCGCCTTATCTTGTCGACTGCTCGCTATGATGCTTGTCGTACAGGCACGCTATGCGTGAAGAATAGGAGGAGTCGAGCAATGGCGACGTTTAAACCCAAATACATCACCTTCGACTGCCACGGCACCCTGATCAATTTCGACATGGCTGGCGCCACAAAGAGGGTCTATGGCCCGGCGCTTTCGCCCACGGCATTGGCGAGGCTCATCAAGGATTTTTCAGCCTATCGCCTGGACGAGGTTCTCGGCGCGTGGAAGCCCTACCTCGACGTCGTCCACAACTCGCTGGAGCGCGCCTGCAAGCGCAATGGCGTCGCATTTCGGCCGGAGGATGCCGAGCGCATCTATCAGGAACTGCCGACCTGGGGCCCACATCCCGACGTTCCCGCGGGCTTGGCCCGGGTTGCAGAGGAGATACCGCTGGTCATTCTGTCGAACTCCATGAAGAGCCAAATCATGTCGAACGTGAGGAAGCTCGGCGCTCCCTTCCACATGGTCATCACGTCCGAGGAGACCGGCGCCTACAAGCCGCAGATGAAGGGCTTCGAATATATGCTGGACAAGCTGGGCTGCGGCCCGGAAGATATCACCCACGTCTCCTCCTCCTTCCGCTACGACCTGATGACGGCCTACGACCTCGGCATCAGGAGCAAGGTATGGGTAAACCGCGGTCATGAGCCCGCGAACCCCTTCTATGAATACACCGAGGTCGCTGGCATTGGCGGGCTCGCCGCGGCAGTCGGCTTGGGGCCCCTTCGCACAAGCGCGTAAGCCGTATCCACTTCGGGTTCGTTCTTCGCGGTGGCTCAGGCCTTCGAAAGCAGAGCGATGCGCTGTGAAGGAAAACGGGGGGCGGTTCAACCGCCCCCCTTTTTCCGGGTTCAGCTACTCGATCGATGGACCTCTCACTGCGACCCGCCGACATCGACGCAATCGCGTTGAATCTGGTCAGACACGATCTCGAACGTCGATTGTTCCGAGGGCCGCCTGTTGAAGCTCCCCTCAGCATCGCGCTTAGT encodes:
- a CDS encoding NAD(P)/FAD-dependent oxidoreductase, with product MSAPLMQIESSPSLPQEADVVVIGGGVVGVFTSYYLARRGLKVALLEKGRVAAEQSSRNWGWCRQQNRDARELPIATKSLDLWERVARETGEDTGFRRCGLLYLSNDETELAGWAKWRDFARTVGVQTHMLSAEEASERGKATGRKWKGGVFSPTDGTADPSKAVPVAARAIMAAGGTVHQHCAARGIELSAGRVHGVVTEAGTIRTKTAVMAGGAWASSFCNQLGIRFPQASVRQSILALAPGAAGLPDALYTALASLTRRGNGGYTLAISGRARVDPTPQQFRFGREFLPMFARRWRSLTPGAFEGVRQGHESLAKWALDEVTPMELNRTLNPPPDMRQIRLTHRRACKLLPELRPLAISNVWAGYIDSTPDGIPAIGEVESIPGFILAAGFSGHGFGIGPGAGHMIADIITGHAPIVDPRPYRPERLKMSAWGKVGEF
- a CDS encoding haloacid dehalogenase type II; translation: MATFKPKYITFDCHGTLINFDMAGATKRVYGPALSPTALARLIKDFSAYRLDEVLGAWKPYLDVVHNSLERACKRNGVAFRPEDAERIYQELPTWGPHPDVPAGLARVAEEIPLVILSNSMKSQIMSNVRKLGAPFHMVITSEETGAYKPQMKGFEYMLDKLGCGPEDITHVSSSFRYDLMTAYDLGIRSKVWVNRGHEPANPFYEYTEVAGIGGLAAAVGLGPLRTSA
- a CDS encoding Lrp/AsnC family transcriptional regulator, encoding MKLDKIDIRILCELQKNGRVSNVELAELINLSPSPCLMRVKRLQTEGFITGYSAQIDVSKLGQTLTVFAEITLKNHRQIDFARFLTTIEKIDAVVECHLVSGGYDYLVKFITAGISEYQAVMERLVEMDIGIDKYFSFVVLKSPIVKSHLPLESIFSS
- a CDS encoding ABC transporter ATP-binding protein produces the protein MASGMQAAVPADVVLSVRDLSVSLPVGMERAYAVENISFDLTRGQILCIIGESGSGKSVTANAIMGLLPKAIRIFSGAIHLDGMNIVGLSSDRLRSLRGRVVSMIFQDPLSALNPLMTVGAQIEEVMAAHDVGTPKSRRSRAMELLVEVGLPDPQLMYHQYPFRLSGGQRQRVMIAMALALEPAILIADEPTTALDVTTQAQILQLIRDIQRRKGMSVMFITHDFGVVAEIADSVVVMEKGRCVEQGSAEQVLESPSHLYTRRLIAAVPHLTGKDRIPLEAADGVSILNVESLTKTYRSGSALFGTQRIVPAVNGVTFDLTSGRTLGVVGESGSGKSSLGRLLIKLMECDSGSILFEGRDIAGLSEAEFRSLRPKIQMIFQDPFASLNPRSTVGRILTAGPIARGLPYSEACERARELLSHVGLDSGAFDRYPHEFSGGQRQRIGIARALMFKPKLLIADEAVSALDVSIQAQILKLLDQIQRETGVSMIFITHDLRVASQICDEIAVMHRGQIVESGPPSQIFLDPKSTYTRELVAAIPGEQPGNVPQHEGHAGHHKGGQTS
- a CDS encoding aspartate aminotransferase family protein, which translates into the protein MLSNSLIELDRAHLIHPVSSYRSHETSGVRVLRSAKGATLIDDSGHQLLDGFAGLWCVNAGYGQDSIVEAATRQLRELPYATGYFGVGSDPAIRLAARLAELAPGDLNHVYFTLGGSDAVDSTIRFIRYYYNAKCMPQKDQFISVECGYHGSSTAGAGLTALPAFHAGFGVPYSWQHKIPSHYVYRNPVGSHPQAIIAASVAALRTKIAELGADRVAAFYVEPIQGSGGVLVPPPSWLKAMHAVCKEHDILFVADEVITGFGRAGPLFACEEDDVVPDLMTTAKGLTSGYVPMGAVLMSDRVYDTIADGAGKTAVGHGYTYSAHPVSAAVGLACLDLYENGLLENGRKAGQRLMEGLRALSDHPLVGDVRGRGMLAAIELVTDKARKTPLPAEADPARRIFDRAWGNGLVIRAFAQGVLGYAPPLCCTDADIDGIIERTRTTLDQTLEDSDVRAAMKG